In Tepidisphaeraceae bacterium, the following proteins share a genomic window:
- a CDS encoding ATP-binding protein — MSEAEANDVIVRSAERARHSAEHRRETGAATLAATAQRVFLGFRTVDAETVAAQQRRADELARAEAVGACHRRKSVPDKFRTARVEDFSRIPADALERYASAARRLANALANPGLYVLCGEIGDGKTHMTCGLINAFCDAGRSAKYVKTKDFIDQLRRTWRSDDTQATARFEREHVRFALLVIDEWQARNNTENEEMELFRLLDKRYDAGGATVIISNHADADEVYAALDARVADRMCDGGGVIVCDWPSLRGRLVEVR, encoded by the coding sequence ATGAGCGAAGCTGAGGCGAACGACGTGATCGTGAGGTCGGCGGAGCGAGCACGGCACAGCGCGGAGCATCGTCGCGAAACCGGCGCCGCCACGCTTGCCGCGACGGCGCAACGGGTCTTCTTGGGTTTCCGCACGGTCGACGCCGAAACGGTCGCCGCCCAGCAGCGCCGGGCCGACGAGCTGGCGCGGGCGGAGGCCGTCGGCGCCTGCCACCGGCGAAAGAGCGTGCCAGACAAGTTCCGAACTGCCCGCGTGGAAGACTTCTCACGCATCCCGGCCGATGCGCTGGAACGGTACGCATCTGCGGCCCGTCGACTGGCCAACGCACTGGCCAATCCCGGGCTGTACGTGCTCTGCGGGGAGATCGGCGACGGTAAGACGCACATGACGTGCGGGCTGATCAACGCCTTCTGCGACGCTGGCCGGTCGGCGAAATACGTGAAGACGAAAGACTTCATCGACCAGCTTCGGCGGACCTGGCGGAGCGACGACACGCAGGCGACGGCCCGATTTGAGCGTGAGCACGTGCGGTTCGCGCTGCTGGTGATCGACGAGTGGCAGGCCCGCAACAACACCGAGAACGAAGAGATGGAGTTGTTTCGCCTACTGGACAAGCGGTACGACGCGGGCGGCGCGACGGTGATCATCAGCAACCACGCCGACGCCGACGAAGTTTACGCGGCATTGGATGCGCGCGTGGCGGACCGGATGTGCGACGGCGGCGGCGTGATCGTCTGTGACTGGCCGAGCCTGCGCGGGCGGCTCGTGGAGGTGCGGTGA
- a CDS encoding sulfatase encodes MQDRVNLLKIADHMPFNFLLLVGEDTGVHHGCYGGEGRTPHLDGLAANGIRFDAMTSTTPVCAPARSSLITGCYPWSIGTHHMRSTLLAPPRLFTQELRDAGYYVNWWTKTDFNFTPPSDFTGASVDWTDDLRHGRLPAGRPFLLYRNYDVTHESTMWAAPDRDPQHWGMWKQREANAHLLPGGRATDPATVRVPAYLPDTPSVRGDIARYLDALAIQDAQVGQTLAALDASPYRDNTVVIYLADHGRGLVREKRWCYAGGLHVPLIVRLPGGAAAGTVRNDVISTVDIAPTILAMAGVPAPSHYQGHPRLGASGDQPVPPRSFAFAGRDRMDEGFDRVRACRDVDFHYVRNDFPHLPYAQHLEYMERQLTTRDVRRLHAAGQLTGPTAAWMAPRKPAEELYDVRQDPEMVHNLATDPSHRPTLERMRAALAAHLANVGDLGELSERDLIHRGLVADRLDEYRARLSPDQGTVLEMPAGAISATEQIPERPQ; translated from the coding sequence TTGCAAGACCGCGTCAACCTGTTGAAGATCGCTGACCACATGCCGTTCAACTTCCTACTACTTGTGGGCGAGGACACCGGCGTTCACCACGGCTGTTACGGGGGCGAAGGGCGCACGCCTCACCTCGATGGGCTCGCCGCCAATGGCATTCGGTTCGACGCGATGACCTCGACCACGCCGGTCTGTGCACCCGCGCGGTCCTCCCTGATTACCGGTTGCTATCCGTGGTCGATCGGCACGCATCACATGCGGTCGACGCTGCTCGCGCCACCGCGGCTGTTCACGCAGGAACTGCGCGACGCTGGCTACTACGTGAACTGGTGGACGAAGACCGACTTCAACTTTACCCCGCCGTCCGACTTCACCGGCGCGAGCGTGGATTGGACCGACGACCTCCGGCACGGCCGGCTGCCGGCGGGGCGGCCGTTCCTGCTGTACCGCAACTATGATGTGACGCACGAGAGCACCATGTGGGCCGCGCCCGACCGCGACCCGCAGCATTGGGGGATGTGGAAGCAGCGCGAGGCGAACGCGCACCTCCTGCCCGGCGGCCGCGCGACCGATCCGGCGACCGTGCGCGTCCCTGCGTACCTGCCCGATACCCCAAGCGTTCGCGGCGACATCGCGCGATACCTCGACGCGCTGGCGATTCAGGACGCACAGGTGGGCCAGACGCTGGCGGCCCTTGATGCCTCGCCGTACCGCGACAACACCGTGGTGATCTACCTCGCCGACCACGGCCGCGGCCTCGTGCGCGAGAAGCGCTGGTGCTACGCCGGTGGCTTGCACGTGCCGTTGATCGTGCGCCTGCCCGGTGGGGCGGCGGCCGGCACGGTTCGCAACGACGTCATCAGTACGGTCGACATTGCACCGACCATCCTTGCAATGGCCGGCGTGCCCGCGCCGTCGCACTATCAAGGCCACCCCAGGCTCGGCGCAAGCGGCGATCAGCCGGTGCCGCCGCGATCTTTTGCGTTTGCCGGTCGTGATCGGATGGATGAAGGGTTCGACCGCGTTCGCGCCTGCCGAGACGTCGACTTCCACTACGTTCGCAACGACTTCCCTCACCTGCCGTACGCGCAGCACCTGGAATACATGGAGCGACAGTTGACCACGCGCGACGTCCGCCGGCTGCACGCCGCGGGCCAACTAACCGGCCCCACGGCCGCTTGGATGGCGCCCCGCAAGCCCGCTGAGGAACTGTACGACGTTCGCCAGGACCCAGAGATGGTGCACAACCTCGCCACCGACCCATCCCACCGGCCTACGCTCGAACGGATGCGAGCCGCGCTGGCGGCGCACCTGGCTAACGTTGGCGACCTCGGCGAACTTTCCGAGCGTGATCTGATCCACCGCGGCCTGGTTGCCGATCGACTGGACGAGTACCGCGCCCGCCTCAGCCCTGATCAAGGTACCGTTTTGGAAATGCCCGCCGGGGCCATTTCCGCGACTGAACAAATTCCAGAACGCCCACAATAG
- a CDS encoding DEAD/DEAH box helicase yields the protein MITAPPIQFEGDRLKVLFSDFAAAPAYDLFKSVKRLPEYEIVLDDDGLATGITAPARFASMLGVEVPDLNLGRLPWPAHFTADFDDQPAIVTMGLDAKRFACWSDCGLGKTAVGLEWARQVSHLSGGGRVLIVTLNEIVGQWIEEAGKFYGQGLPIVRIDTRAHLKEWCATGCIDGVATGAAIAVANYEKFNHTSEADQVVSELRSLAGIALDESSRLKTGGGKQKWALIKSAKGIAYKLSLTATPAPNELMEFASQASFLERMRAESIADAAQQIIWTYFTRDPKTHRWTIKTHARAAFFAWMASWSIYVRDPKKFGWRKNWSPPPEPEYIHHAIPITAEQRQLVMDYNADPRNVAAANVGTMFAGELNAIAATKLSQAAKGFVYLKDSDARKAGDSAKDEPTGDVPADLIPAEADPAADSTTARPRKVAARLKPLVVPAGDTCIVAGKPVRLIDSHKPRMVAEMIVKEALAGHRVLVWTVFDAETEILQQELVKAFGRARAGRAVSIGTITGATEKRLRPDLLRRFRAGELDVLISRGSMIGYGQNLQQCTSMFFYGFTFSYETFYQAVRRAYRHGQLFRVRVHIPVIAELEGQMFDTLVRKDNQHEEAIEEMESLYVDARAQLVGGKERAA from the coding sequence ATGATCACTGCACCACCTATTCAATTCGAGGGCGACCGCCTGAAGGTCCTCTTCTCCGACTTCGCGGCCGCTCCCGCCTACGACCTGTTCAAGTCGGTCAAGCGGCTGCCGGAATACGAGATCGTTCTGGACGATGACGGGCTCGCCACCGGCATCACCGCGCCCGCGAGGTTCGCGTCGATGCTCGGCGTCGAGGTGCCGGACCTGAACCTGGGCCGCCTGCCGTGGCCGGCGCACTTCACGGCCGACTTCGACGATCAGCCCGCCATCGTCACGATGGGACTGGACGCCAAGCGGTTCGCCTGCTGGAGCGACTGCGGCCTGGGCAAGACCGCGGTCGGCCTGGAATGGGCCCGCCAGGTCTCGCACCTGTCGGGCGGCGGCCGCGTGCTGATCGTCACGCTCAACGAGATCGTCGGCCAGTGGATCGAGGAGGCCGGCAAGTTCTATGGGCAAGGCCTGCCGATCGTCCGGATCGACACGCGTGCGCACCTCAAGGAGTGGTGCGCGACCGGCTGCATCGACGGCGTCGCGACCGGTGCGGCGATCGCCGTCGCCAACTATGAGAAGTTCAACCATACGTCCGAGGCCGATCAGGTCGTCAGCGAGCTGCGGTCCCTGGCGGGCATCGCGCTCGACGAGTCGAGCCGGCTGAAGACGGGCGGCGGCAAGCAGAAGTGGGCGCTGATCAAGTCGGCCAAGGGCATCGCGTACAAGCTGTCGCTGACGGCCACGCCGGCGCCCAACGAGCTGATGGAGTTCGCGTCGCAGGCGTCGTTCCTCGAGCGGATGCGGGCCGAGAGCATCGCCGACGCCGCGCAGCAGATCATCTGGACGTACTTCACGCGCGACCCGAAGACGCACCGCTGGACGATCAAGACGCACGCCCGGGCCGCGTTCTTCGCCTGGATGGCCAGTTGGTCGATCTACGTGCGCGACCCCAAGAAATTCGGTTGGCGCAAGAACTGGTCGCCACCGCCTGAGCCGGAATACATCCATCACGCGATCCCGATCACGGCCGAGCAGCGGCAGCTGGTCATGGATTACAACGCCGACCCGCGCAACGTCGCCGCCGCCAACGTCGGGACGATGTTCGCCGGCGAGCTGAACGCGATCGCCGCCACCAAACTGTCCCAGGCGGCCAAGGGCTTCGTCTACCTGAAGGACAGCGACGCCCGGAAGGCGGGCGACTCGGCCAAGGATGAGCCGACCGGCGATGTGCCGGCGGACCTGATCCCGGCTGAGGCCGACCCGGCCGCCGACAGCACCACCGCACGGCCACGTAAGGTCGCGGCTCGATTGAAGCCGCTCGTCGTGCCTGCTGGCGACACCTGCATCGTCGCCGGCAAGCCAGTGCGGCTCATCGATTCGCACAAGCCGCGCATGGTCGCCGAGATGATCGTCAAGGAGGCGTTGGCTGGGCACCGCGTGCTGGTGTGGACGGTGTTCGACGCCGAGACGGAGATCCTGCAGCAGGAGTTGGTGAAGGCGTTCGGACGCGCGCGGGCCGGCCGGGCCGTCTCGATCGGGACGATCACCGGCGCGACCGAAAAGCGGCTGCGGCCCGACCTGCTCAGGCGGTTCCGCGCGGGCGAACTCGACGTGCTGATCAGCCGCGGCAGCATGATCGGCTACGGGCAGAACCTGCAGCAGTGCACGTCGATGTTCTTCTACGGCTTCACGTTCAGCTACGAGACGTTCTACCAGGCCGTGCGGCGGGCTTACCGCCACGGGCAGCTGTTCCGCGTGCGCGTGCACATCCCGGTCATCGCCGAACTGGAAGGACAGATGTTCGACACGCTCGTGCGCAAGGACAACCAGCACGAGGAGGCGATCGAAGAGATGGAGTCACTTTACGTTGACGCCCGGGCGCAGCTCGTTGGCGGGAAGGAGCGTGCGGCATGA
- the csrA gene encoding carbon storage regulator CsrA: MLVLSRQRDETIMIGNDIEVTVVDIRGDKVRLGINAPKDITVHRKEVYDAIRRENRAAAQVKPGEIVASGVVTTLTGPAAGGGK; this comes from the coding sequence GTGCTCGTACTTTCGCGCCAGCGCGATGAAACCATCATGATCGGGAACGACATCGAGGTCACCGTGGTCGACATCCGCGGGGACAAGGTCCGCCTGGGCATCAACGCCCCAAAGGACATCACCGTCCACCGCAAGGAAGTTTACGACGCCATCCGCCGGGAGAACCGGGCTGCCGCCCAAGTGAAGCCGGGCGAGATCGTCGCGTCCGGTGTTGTGACAACCCTGACTGGCCCGGCGGCAGGGGGTGGAAAGTGA
- a CDS encoding DNA cytosine methyltransferase: MTAAPLQTFSARADRLPGLFGRATVVLFAGLGGACIGIEDAYVRGGYRDKFVDLCVNHWETAVKVHELNHPMTEHLHADVWEVDPDDVLPGREIAYLHASPDCTDFSKAKGGMPKRKHIRALADVVLVWAAKRRPDVITLENVEEFKEWGPLMHKRLGRRWAWIRRRAGTERPVATIPGPKLDSAEAASFVAEWESSGWSVEAHLMPDPARRGTEFNRWKAELEALGYVVEHDDLRACDYGTPTTRKRLKVIARCDGKPIIWPEATHGKEDVRASRFGDIHIDGRNEGRSDHDPLQEIPAGGATPARRRRNPQLRHGSRTEGQGKANDREEVPGATAGHPRLKPFHAAAECIDWSQPMLSIFATRAEARRWSREINKSRPKHDRVGIPQRPLRPMTQNRLAGGLLKWVLDAAKPFILNIENYGWNSSAAGRPATDPLSTVTAGPKGGKHAAVDVELAAYTGTFNHGGAGHRTADVRDPLSTVTGARDARGAVAVHLSTYHGAKGDEVRGLSPDQPLNTLDTQNRYGVVAAEVAPFSIGAGGPAYSGKPKAIDVPFNTVTADDRKSLVAAKVAPYITSSANTKTTGRGRYFDSAEAPLKTVTSYGDKNLVAVALNKHYTGVVGQAAGEPLGTVTGVDHNSILAAHLVKFRGKSPGTGAGDPMDTITAGGNSSRDAGAAHAMGAVVAYLTHMYTSNTCGGEGDPAKPAKTITSGGQHGAAAVVYLAAYYGEGSGKTGHTPGDPMPTVVSQDRFAAVSVESTPHWIFSAKSLARAKQVANWARKLLGKKVDKHLMWVTDQAGKRFALLMLAFDGALHVITDIAMRMLRPRELARAQGFADDYVIDRTVDGTWVKKADQVKLIGNSVCRQVMEAIAYANVVAQGVLENYRGAVTA, encoded by the coding sequence ATGACGGCAGCACCCCTACAAACGTTCTCCGCTCGTGCCGACCGCCTGCCCGGCCTTTTCGGTCGCGCCACCGTCGTGCTGTTCGCCGGTTTAGGCGGCGCGTGCATCGGCATTGAGGACGCCTACGTCCGCGGCGGGTACCGGGACAAGTTCGTCGACCTGTGCGTGAACCATTGGGAGACGGCCGTCAAGGTTCACGAACTGAACCACCCGATGACCGAGCACCTGCACGCCGACGTGTGGGAGGTCGACCCCGACGATGTCCTGCCCGGCCGGGAGATCGCCTACCTGCACGCCAGTCCCGACTGCACCGACTTCTCCAAGGCCAAGGGCGGGATGCCCAAGCGCAAGCACATCCGGGCGCTGGCCGACGTCGTGCTCGTATGGGCCGCCAAGCGCCGCCCCGACGTGATCACCCTCGAGAACGTCGAGGAGTTCAAGGAGTGGGGCCCGCTGATGCACAAGCGGCTCGGGCGCCGCTGGGCGTGGATCCGCCGCCGCGCCGGGACTGAGCGGCCGGTCGCGACGATCCCCGGGCCGAAGCTGGATTCCGCAGAGGCCGCCAGCTTCGTCGCCGAATGGGAATCGTCCGGCTGGTCGGTCGAGGCGCACCTGATGCCCGACCCCGCGCGGCGGGGCACGGAGTTCAACCGCTGGAAGGCGGAACTGGAAGCACTCGGCTATGTGGTCGAGCACGATGACCTGCGGGCGTGCGACTACGGCACGCCGACAACCCGTAAGCGGCTGAAGGTCATCGCACGGTGCGATGGCAAGCCGATCATTTGGCCGGAGGCAACACATGGTAAAGAAGATGTTCGAGCGTCTCGATTCGGCGACATTCATATTGACGGACGGAACGAAGGTCGAAGCGACCACGATCCGTTACAAGAAATCCCCGCGGGCGGTGCAACGCCGGCCCGACGGCGTCGAAATCCTCAGCTTCGACATGGATCGCGAACTGAAGGCCAGGGAAAAGCGAACGATCGAGAAGAAGTTCCGGGAGCTACGGCGGGTCACCCGCGACTGAAGCCCTTTCACGCCGCCGCCGAGTGCATCGACTGGTCGCAGCCGATGTTGAGCATCTTCGCCACTCGGGCCGAGGCCCGTCGTTGGTCGCGGGAGATCAACAAGTCGCGTCCGAAGCACGACCGCGTCGGCATCCCACAGCGCCCGCTGCGGCCCATGACGCAGAACCGCCTTGCCGGCGGGCTGCTTAAGTGGGTGCTCGACGCCGCCAAGCCGTTCATCCTCAACATCGAGAACTACGGGTGGAATTCGTCGGCAGCCGGCCGACCCGCCACCGACCCGCTGTCGACGGTCACCGCTGGTCCCAAGGGTGGCAAGCACGCTGCGGTCGACGTCGAACTGGCCGCCTACACCGGCACGTTCAACCACGGCGGCGCGGGCCATCGGACGGCCGACGTTCGGGACCCGCTCAGCACCGTCACCGGTGCGCGTGACGCACGGGGAGCGGTTGCGGTCCACCTGTCCACCTACCACGGCGCCAAGGGCGACGAGGTGCGCGGGCTTAGCCCCGACCAGCCCCTGAACACGCTCGACACGCAAAACCGCTATGGCGTCGTCGCCGCGGAGGTCGCGCCGTTCTCGATCGGCGCAGGCGGCCCCGCCTACTCGGGCAAGCCCAAGGCGATCGACGTTCCGTTCAACACCGTCACCGCCGACGATCGCAAGTCGCTCGTCGCTGCCAAAGTCGCGCCGTACATCACCAGCTCGGCGAACACGAAGACGACCGGGCGCGGCCGATACTTTGACTCGGCCGAGGCGCCGCTGAAGACGGTCACCAGCTACGGCGACAAGAACCTCGTCGCCGTAGCGCTCAACAAGCATTACACGGGCGTCGTCGGCCAAGCGGCGGGCGAGCCGCTTGGGACGGTCACTGGCGTCGATCACAACTCGATCCTCGCGGCGCACCTGGTGAAGTTCCGCGGCAAGTCGCCCGGGACCGGCGCGGGCGACCCGATGGACACGATCACGGCCGGCGGCAACTCGTCGCGCGATGCGGGCGCCGCCCACGCCATGGGGGCGGTCGTTGCCTACCTGACGCACATGTACACGTCGAACACCTGCGGGGGCGAGGGCGACCCGGCGAAGCCCGCCAAGACGATCACCAGCGGCGGCCAGCACGGCGCCGCGGCCGTCGTCTACCTAGCCGCCTACTACGGCGAAGGCTCGGGCAAGACGGGGCACACGCCCGGCGACCCGATGCCGACCGTCGTCAGCCAAGATCGTTTCGCCGCGGTGTCGGTCGAGTCGACTCCCCATTGGATCTTCAGCGCCAAGTCGCTGGCACGGGCGAAGCAGGTCGCGAATTGGGCCCGCAAGCTGCTGGGCAAGAAGGTCGACAAGCACCTGATGTGGGTCACCGATCAGGCCGGCAAGCGCTTCGCACTGTTGATGCTCGCGTTCGACGGCGCGCTGCACGTCATCACCGACATTGCGATGCGCATGCTGCGCCCCCGCGAGTTGGCGCGGGCGCAGGGCTTCGCCGACGACTACGTGATCGATCGCACGGTGGACGGCACGTGGGTCAAGAAGGCTGACCAGGTGAAGCTGATCGGTAACAGCGTCTGCCGGCAGGTCATGGAGGCGATCGCCTACGCCAATGTGGTCGCGCAGGGCGTGCTGGAAAACTACCGAGGGGCGGTGACGGCGTGA
- a CDS encoding ASCH domain-containing protein, which produces MKAISLWQPWATLIAVGAKRIETRSWSTHYRGRLAIHAAKRWPRELSDLCVEPGPIREALERSGHLDINAERMTLSMPVGVVVGTCYLADVFPVDAGSQYYRIGGDAQRSVTLPPAEPELSFGDYTPGRFAWILTEIVALPKPVPFRGAQGFFDVPDDLLKGGSL; this is translated from the coding sequence ATGAAGGCTATTTCACTCTGGCAACCATGGGCGACCCTGATCGCCGTCGGCGCAAAGCGCATCGAGACCCGCAGCTGGTCGACGCATTACCGCGGACGGCTAGCGATCCACGCGGCAAAAAGGTGGCCGCGAGAACTGAGCGACCTGTGCGTCGAACCTGGGCCGATTCGTGAAGCGCTGGAGCGATCGGGCCATCTCGACATCAACGCGGAGCGCATGACCCTTTCGATGCCGGTCGGTGTCGTCGTCGGGACCTGCTACCTCGCCGACGTCTTCCCGGTCGACGCGGGTTCTCAGTACTACCGCATCGGTGGCGACGCGCAGCGCAGCGTGACGCTTCCGCCGGCCGAGCCAGAGCTGTCGTTCGGCGACTACACCCCCGGCCGATTCGCTTGGATCCTCACGGAAATCGTCGCGCTGCCGAAACCGGTTCCCTTCCGCGGCGCCCAGGGGTTCTTCGATGTGCCCGATGACCTGCTGAAGGGAGGCTCGCTGTGA
- a CDS encoding DNA methyltransferase codes for MNVDIYNLDCIAGMRDKLADESVHLTVTSIPFEELFTYSGKLEDVGNNGSTIDIRGGRFALNMRFVIGELFRVTAPGCNVCIHIQQLLAYKNQHGFAGRRDFRGAIIDLFRAGGFTFHADVAHPAVDEAVTADELTDLICAYGDDPKTLTAVLRWRLGAPLPAEFIIPKDPQAMAQRLSLHSLQFKTGHSRDSNNWAMAPNDYVLVFHKPGEAAVPVRPLVYKPHAKPTRREAFYQAEGRRDPMAYAEYLRKWARDVDAGNKTGWLSADDWIKWASGVWGDIDEFDIIDGARSQAQKRKLKEADEEKHVCPLQLEVIRRCVLLYSNPIDLQPDVTVLDPFMGVGSTAAVCVELNRSAVGFELKESYHANAIKNVERARTRPTDDNGGQMSLADLSTVLVERERAAVPA; via the coding sequence ATGAACGTAGACATCTACAACCTCGATTGCATCGCCGGCATGCGCGACAAACTCGCCGACGAATCGGTCCACCTGACCGTCACGAGCATCCCCTTCGAGGAACTCTTCACCTACAGCGGCAAGCTCGAGGACGTCGGTAACAACGGCTCGACGATCGACATCCGCGGCGGGCGGTTCGCGCTCAACATGCGGTTCGTGATCGGGGAGCTGTTCCGGGTGACGGCACCCGGCTGCAACGTCTGCATCCACATCCAGCAGCTGCTGGCCTACAAGAACCAACACGGCTTCGCCGGCCGCCGCGACTTCCGCGGGGCGATCATCGACCTGTTCCGTGCCGGCGGCTTCACGTTCCACGCCGACGTCGCCCACCCGGCCGTCGACGAAGCCGTGACGGCCGACGAGCTGACGGACCTGATCTGCGCCTACGGCGACGATCCGAAGACGCTGACAGCCGTGCTGCGGTGGCGGCTCGGTGCGCCGCTGCCGGCGGAGTTCATCATCCCGAAGGATCCGCAGGCGATGGCCCAGCGGCTGTCGCTGCACTCGCTGCAGTTCAAGACCGGCCACAGCCGCGACAGCAACAACTGGGCGATGGCGCCAAACGATTACGTGCTCGTGTTCCACAAGCCGGGCGAGGCGGCCGTCCCCGTGCGGCCGCTGGTCTACAAGCCCCACGCCAAGCCGACGCGCCGCGAGGCCTTCTACCAGGCCGAGGGCCGGCGCGACCCGATGGCGTACGCCGAGTACCTGCGAAAGTGGGCACGCGACGTCGACGCCGGCAACAAGACCGGCTGGCTCAGCGCAGACGACTGGATCAAGTGGGCGTCGGGCGTGTGGGGCGACATCGACGAGTTCGACATCATCGACGGCGCCCGCTCGCAAGCGCAGAAGCGCAAGCTGAAGGAGGCCGACGAGGAAAAGCACGTCTGTCCGCTGCAACTCGAGGTCATCCGCCGTTGCGTGCTGCTGTACAGCAACCCGATCGACCTGCAGCCCGACGTGACGGTGCTCGACCCGTTCATGGGCGTCGGCAGCACCGCGGCGGTGTGCGTGGAACTGAACCGCAGCGCCGTCGGCTTCGAGCTGAAGGAAAGCTACCACGCCAACGCGATCAAGAACGTCGAGCGGGCCCGCACTCGGCCGACGGATGACAACGGCGGGCAAATGTCGCTGGCGGACCTCAGCACGGTCCTAGTCGAGCGGGAAAGGGCAGCGGTGCCGGCATGA
- a CDS encoding phosphoadenosine phosphosulfate reductase family protein, translated as MNVPPTIREMIDGGALFVLNDSGGKDSQAMRLALRDIVPAEQKVVIHASLGDVEWPGALEHARAGAEREGMPFMVATAVKTFFQMVEHRFTVRPGPNSPCWPSAANRQCTSDLKRGPIEREIRRLLAARGLSRVVTCMGIRAQESPKRAKIQPLRRSERNSVAGRDWWEWLPIHDMSRNEVFASIKAAGEQPHWAYAAGNERLSCMFCIMGSRNDLANAARHNPQLFARYVEVEERTGYTMHQSRVPLRVLAGGAA; from the coding sequence GTGAACGTTCCACCCACCATCCGTGAGATGATCGACGGCGGCGCTCTGTTCGTCCTGAACGACAGCGGCGGCAAGGACAGCCAAGCGATGCGCCTGGCGCTCCGCGACATTGTCCCCGCCGAGCAGAAAGTCGTGATCCACGCCAGCCTTGGCGACGTCGAGTGGCCGGGCGCGTTGGAGCATGCCCGCGCGGGCGCCGAGCGCGAGGGGATGCCGTTCATGGTCGCCACGGCCGTCAAGACGTTCTTCCAGATGGTCGAGCACCGGTTCACGGTACGGCCGGGCCCCAACTCGCCCTGCTGGCCGTCGGCCGCCAACCGCCAGTGTACCAGTGACCTGAAACGCGGCCCGATCGAGCGGGAGATCCGCCGGCTGCTGGCCGCCCGCGGTTTGAGCCGCGTCGTCACGTGCATGGGCATCCGTGCCCAGGAGTCGCCGAAGCGGGCGAAGATCCAGCCCTTGCGTCGCAGCGAGCGAAATTCAGTGGCCGGTCGAGATTGGTGGGAATGGTTGCCGATCCACGACATGTCGCGCAACGAGGTGTTCGCGTCGATCAAGGCGGCCGGCGAGCAGCCCCATTGGGCCTACGCCGCGGGCAACGAACGCCTGTCGTGCATGTTCTGCATCATGGGCTCGCGCAACGACCTGGCGAACGCGGCCCGACATAACCCCCAGCTGTTTGCCCGCTACGTCGAGGTCGAGGAACGGACAGGCTACACGATGCACCAATCGCGCGTGCCGCTCCGCGTGCTGGCAGGGGGTGCAGCTTGA